From the Xylella fastidiosa genome, the window CCTGGGTGCTGGGCGTACCGCTGAGGCGCTAGTACGCGATATGCGCCGTACTGGTGCGTTTGTTCCTGTTGGTTTCATTGACGATGCGGTGTACCTGCGTGGCGCCAAAATTCAGGGTTTGAACGTTCTTGGTCGTTTGGAAGAAGTCAGCACGATTGCCCGTGAGACTGCAGCTAAATTACTGGTGATCGCGATCCCTTCGCTTGACGCTGCCGGCATGCAGCGTGTGGTGGCGATGTGTGAAAGTACTGGCTTGCCGTTCCGGATGGTACCTAAGCTGATTGATGTGCTCGAAGGCCGCACCCTGCCGTGTCAACTGAAGGAAGTTTCAATTGAGGACCTTCTCAATCGCAAACCGGTGATTCCGGACTGGCGTCTGATCCGTAGTTGGTTATCTGGAAAGACTGTGATGGTGACGGGCGGCGGCGGTTCTATTGGCTCGGAGGTGTGTCGTCAATGTGCGCGTCACGGTGCGAGCCGGGTAGTGATCGTTGAGATTGATGAGCTGGCGTTGCTGACGATTCATTCTGACCTACGCAGACTGTTTCCAGATATTGAGGTACTTCCTATTCTTGGTGATTGCGGTGATGCTGCTGTGATCGCTCATGCATTGCGTTGCGTGCGTCCGGATGCGGTGTTTCATGCAGCAGCCTATAAACAAGTGCCGCTGCTCGAAGAGCAATTGCGCGAAGCAGTACGTAACAATGTTTTGGCGACCGAGAACGTGGCGCGCCATTGTGTTGCAGCCAAAATTCAAACTTTCGTGTTTATCTCTACCGATAAGGCGGTAGAGCCGGTGAATGTGCTTGGTGCAACAAAGCGTTATGCGGAGATGGTTTGTCAGAGTTTTGATGCTAAGAGCACTGGGACGCGTTTCGTTACCGTGCGTTTCGGCAACGTGCTCGATTCGGCAGGCAGTGTGGTGCCACTGTTCCGTGAGCAGATTCGTCAGGGGGGGCCAGTGACGGTGACTCATCCAGACGTGACTCGTTATTTCATGACCATCTCCGAGGCTTGCCAGCTGATCTTGCAAGCTGCGGCGTTGGCATCGCATGGCGCGATTTACACACTCGACATGGGGGAGCCTGTACGGATCAATTTGTTGGCCGAACAGATGATCCGTTTGGCTGGTAAGCAGCCGGGTCGCGATATCGTCATTGTTTACACCGGATTGCGTCCCGGTGAGAAAATGCATGAAACGCTTTTTTATGCTGATGAAAACTATCGACCGACGGCACATCCTAATATCCTTGAGGCGGATGTACGCACGTTTCCCCAAGAGCAAGTGTTGCAATCGGTGATGCGTCTACGTGAGGCGGTGCAACATTACGATACTGTCGAGATTGAGTCGGTGATTAGTATGTTGATGCCAGATTTCCATGCTGCACGTCATAAAAAAGAAACAAGATTCGAAACAGTTGTCCCATTCCCAGCACGTGAGGTCAGAAGACTGTAATGATTAAGCGTATTCGCAAGGCTGTTTTCCCTGTGGCCGGTCTTGGTACACGTTTTTTGCCAGCGACCAAAACCATCCCCAAGGAAATGCTGCCAATTATTGATAAACCCCTCATCCAGTACGCGGTTGACGAAGCGATCCAGGCTGGATGCGATACCCTTGTGTTTGTGACCAACCGTTACAAGCATGCGGTGGCCGATTACTTCGACAAAGCGTATGAATTGGAGCAGAAGCTTGAGCGTGCCGGTAAATATGAGCAGCTGGAATTAGTGCGTCATGTGTTGCCTGATGGAGTGCGTACGGTTTTCGTGACTCAAACTGAAGCGCTGGGTCTAGGCCATGCAGTGTTGTGCGCCAAGCCTGTGGTGGGTGATGAACCATTTGCGGTGTTGCTGCCAGACGATCTCATGTGGAGTCGTAATGGAGGTGCACTGAAACAAATGGCTGATGTTGCTGAAGTCTCCGGTAGCAGTGTCATTGCAGTAGAGGATGTCCCCGTCGATAAAACCGTTAACTATGGCATCGTCGGAACGGATGTGTTTGATGGATGCAAGGGCCGCATTACTCAAATCGTCGAAAAGCCTAAGCCCGACGATGCACCGAGCAATCTTGCTGTGGTGGGGCGCTATGTCCTGAGTGGCAAGATATTCGAGATGCTTGAAAACACCTCTATCGGTACTGGCGGCGAGATTCAATTGACTGATGCGATCGCTGAATTACTGAAATACGAGAGAGTGGATGCATACCGCTTCCAAGGTCGCCGATTTGATTGTGGTGCACACATTGGTCTGATTGAGGCTACCCTGCATTTAGCCCTTGAACACAAGAAACATGGTCAGGCGGTGCGTGAGATCCTGCGTGACACATTACTTACGGTCGACAAGAGATAATTATCAGTATTTGCTTCGGTTTGCGTAAAGATGCTTATCG encodes:
- a CDS encoding polysaccharide biosynthesis protein — its product is MIHWRNCLASAVPKLAVIAHDLIQVWVCWVALHAARYSMLVHPPGLPYVDWRTLVVLIAQAVVFWRVGLYRGLWRFASVPDLWNIFKSAFSGLIVIVLVLSVTRFEGVPLSVLVVYPFALSVLLGMPRLLYRAWKDYQLIHPVDSSERVLILGAGRTAEALVRDMRRTGAFVPVGFIDDAVYLRGAKIQGLNVLGRLEEVSTIARETAAKLLVIAIPSLDAAGMQRVVAMCESTGLPFRMVPKLIDVLEGRTLPCQLKEVSIEDLLNRKPVIPDWRLIRSWLSGKTVMVTGGGGSIGSEVCRQCARHGASRVVIVEIDELALLTIHSDLRRLFPDIEVLPILGDCGDAAVIAHALRCVRPDAVFHAAAYKQVPLLEEQLREAVRNNVLATENVARHCVAAKIQTFVFISTDKAVEPVNVLGATKRYAEMVCQSFDAKSTGTRFVTVRFGNVLDSAGSVVPLFREQIRQGGPVTVTHPDVTRYFMTISEACQLILQAAALASHGAIYTLDMGEPVRINLLAEQMIRLAGKQPGRDIVIVYTGLRPGEKMHETLFYADENYRPTAHPNILEADVRTFPQEQVLQSVMRLREAVQHYDTVEIESVISMLMPDFHAARHKKETRFETVVPFPAREVRRL
- the galU gene encoding UTP--glucose-1-phosphate uridylyltransferase GalU — encoded protein: MIKRIRKAVFPVAGLGTRFLPATKTIPKEMLPIIDKPLIQYAVDEAIQAGCDTLVFVTNRYKHAVADYFDKAYELEQKLERAGKYEQLELVRHVLPDGVRTVFVTQTEALGLGHAVLCAKPVVGDEPFAVLLPDDLMWSRNGGALKQMADVAEVSGSSVIAVEDVPVDKTVNYGIVGTDVFDGCKGRITQIVEKPKPDDAPSNLAVVGRYVLSGKIFEMLENTSIGTGGEIQLTDAIAELLKYERVDAYRFQGRRFDCGAHIGLIEATLHLALEHKKHGQAVREILRDTLLTVDKR